One genomic window of Polyangium aurulentum includes the following:
- a CDS encoding nucleotidyltransferase domain-containing protein — MSSERFGGLRARIAVEAARLMYEEGVKQYFTAKRMAAKRMLGRTGGKKLRYRPQDLPSNGEIRDALLAMAELAEGDRRTRRLFAMRVVALEAMRALLPFEPRLIGSVSTGHIRRGSDIDIQVFTDDEDALERRLRALGWAFDSERVSILKFGQIREYLHHHVADVFPIELTVYALRELRFRPRSSTDGQPIHRVRVSALEALLLAEHPEAWAHYKAEGKIAELDAILAEEDDDDAPVAGPFDGLLGAEGEEMLEGWIPGEEEALDGDYDPLPGFEEV, encoded by the coding sequence ATGAGCAGCGAGCGATTCGGCGGCCTGCGGGCGCGGATTGCGGTGGAGGCGGCGCGCCTCATGTACGAGGAGGGCGTCAAGCAATACTTCACGGCCAAGCGCATGGCGGCCAAGCGCATGCTCGGGCGTACGGGCGGGAAGAAGCTGCGTTATCGGCCCCAGGATCTGCCCTCGAACGGCGAGATCCGCGACGCCTTGCTCGCGATGGCCGAGCTCGCCGAGGGCGACCGGCGCACGCGCCGCCTCTTTGCCATGCGCGTCGTGGCGCTCGAGGCCATGCGCGCTCTCTTGCCCTTCGAGCCCCGGCTCATCGGCTCGGTGAGCACGGGGCATATTCGGCGCGGCAGCGACATCGACATCCAGGTCTTCACCGACGACGAGGACGCGCTCGAGAGGCGCCTTCGCGCGCTCGGCTGGGCGTTCGATTCGGAGCGCGTGAGCATCCTCAAATTCGGGCAGATCCGCGAATACTTGCACCATCACGTCGCGGATGTCTTTCCGATCGAGCTGACCGTCTACGCGCTGCGCGAGCTGCGCTTTCGGCCGCGCAGCAGCACCGATGGGCAGCCGATCCACAGGGTGAGGGTGTCGGCGCTCGAGGCGCTGCTCCTGGCAGAGCACCCCGAGGCGTGGGCGCACTACAAGGCCGAGGGGAAGATCGCCGAGCTCGACGCGATCCTCGCCGAGGAGGACGACGACGACGCGCCCGTGGCGGGGCCCTTCGATGGGCTGCTCGGCGCGGAAGGCGAGGAGATGCTCGAGGGGTGGATCCCGGGCGAGGAGGAGGCGCTCGACGGCGATTACGATCCCTTGCCAGGGTTCGAGGAGGTATGA
- a CDS encoding L,D-transpeptidase, protein MNRCGWSKVSGAALPLLALALAGCTSGSVPALAKGEAADEPPPEAPTPPADGPKLLVLRSGTVVFDRPSTNGKPLGELAAGAQVARSSEPFNRRGCPGGWYVVRPRGFVCAGEAATTDLSLAPALPKAPDLSRPLPYRYGRARTEGVPLYTRTPMPPEQLAEEQDLTRWLSRRSGSETEVLGPAANDVPIDPRGVPAGPPVLMPGVDGADEKGKRTVGSFFSFPSDAVPPLAPLAPPTSELRGALLRKGSGVALAGAFSASMGGEPRRFGVTPAGHVVPIDRLKPALGSTWHGIDVEKIGLPVAFVHKSGVHTFSLRRGEAEATDDELERRTAVPLSGKFRTVNGVRYEQAREGHWLRAQDLVVVVRRTKFPELAKGTQKWIDVSLANQTLTAYEGQKPVYVTLVSSGRDVLKDPTQSASTVRGTFKVRQKSVTRALDSREVHDDFDVADAPWVMEFEPGYALAGTYWGDGIGEAQTFHAVAMTPVDARRIWQWADPALPEGWHAVTDAMGEGTPVVIRP, encoded by the coding sequence ATGAACCGCTGCGGATGGTCGAAGGTCTCGGGCGCGGCGCTCCCCCTCCTCGCGCTCGCCCTCGCGGGCTGCACGTCGGGCAGCGTCCCGGCCCTCGCCAAGGGTGAGGCCGCCGACGAGCCGCCCCCCGAAGCCCCCACGCCCCCCGCCGACGGACCCAAGCTCCTCGTCCTCCGCAGCGGCACCGTCGTCTTCGACCGCCCCTCCACAAATGGAAAGCCCCTCGGCGAGCTCGCCGCCGGAGCCCAGGTCGCGCGCTCCTCCGAGCCCTTCAACCGCCGCGGCTGCCCCGGCGGCTGGTATGTCGTGAGACCACGCGGCTTCGTGTGCGCAGGCGAGGCAGCGACGACCGATCTGTCGCTCGCCCCCGCGCTGCCCAAGGCCCCGGACCTGTCACGCCCGCTCCCCTACCGCTACGGACGCGCGCGGACCGAGGGCGTGCCTCTCTACACACGCACGCCCATGCCGCCCGAGCAGCTCGCCGAGGAGCAGGACCTCACCCGCTGGCTGTCACGCCGCAGCGGCTCGGAGACCGAGGTGCTCGGCCCCGCAGCAAACGACGTCCCCATCGATCCCCGCGGCGTCCCCGCAGGCCCGCCCGTGCTGATGCCGGGCGTCGACGGCGCCGACGAAAAGGGCAAACGCACGGTGGGCTCCTTCTTCTCCTTCCCGAGCGACGCCGTCCCGCCGCTCGCCCCCCTCGCACCCCCGACGTCCGAGCTGAGAGGCGCCCTTTTGCGAAAAGGCAGCGGCGTGGCGCTCGCGGGCGCGTTCTCGGCCAGCATGGGCGGCGAGCCGCGCCGCTTCGGGGTCACGCCGGCCGGGCACGTCGTGCCCATCGACCGGCTCAAGCCCGCGCTCGGCTCGACCTGGCATGGCATTGACGTGGAGAAGATCGGGCTGCCCGTGGCATTCGTCCACAAGTCGGGCGTGCACACCTTCTCGCTGCGACGCGGCGAGGCGGAGGCGACCGACGACGAGCTCGAGCGACGCACCGCGGTGCCCCTCAGCGGGAAGTTCAGGACGGTGAACGGAGTGCGCTACGAGCAGGCGCGCGAGGGGCATTGGCTGCGCGCGCAGGACCTCGTGGTCGTCGTCCGGCGCACGAAGTTCCCCGAGCTGGCCAAGGGGACGCAGAAGTGGATCGACGTGAGCCTCGCCAACCAGACGCTCACGGCCTACGAGGGCCAGAAGCCGGTGTACGTGACGCTCGTGTCGTCCGGTCGCGACGTGCTCAAGGACCCGACCCAGAGCGCCTCGACCGTGCGCGGGACGTTCAAGGTGCGCCAGAAGAGCGTGACGCGAGCCCTGGACAGCCGCGAGGTGCACGACGATTTCGACGTGGCCGACGCGCCCTGGGTGATGGAGTTCGAGCCCGGCTATGCGCTCGCGGGCACCTACTGGGGCGATGGGATCGGCGAGGCGCAGACGTTCCACGCGGTGGCGATGACGCCCGTTGACGCACGGCGTATCTGGCAATGGGCCGACCCCGCCTTGCCCGAGGGATGGCACGCCGTGACAGACGCGATGGGCGAAGGCACGCCGGTCGTCATTCGACCTTGA
- a CDS encoding RNA polymerase sigma factor, whose amino-acid sequence MTRERSPAEPRRRERPFADLDRIDAARHLYHDDGLSEARARLQDAVREAIARVLTDKQREVVEAYFFEGLSQGEIARRLGITQQVVQKRIHGTVRGGRMVGGALRKLEEALAPLVAAPRES is encoded by the coding sequence ATGACCCGAGAAAGGAGCCCTGCTGAGCCGAGGCGCCGCGAGCGCCCGTTTGCGGACCTCGATCGAATCGACGCGGCCCGCCACCTCTATCACGACGACGGCCTCTCCGAGGCCCGCGCTCGCCTGCAAGACGCGGTGCGCGAGGCCATTGCGAGGGTATTGACCGACAAGCAGCGCGAGGTCGTCGAGGCCTACTTTTTCGAGGGGCTGTCGCAGGGCGAGATCGCGCGGCGGCTCGGCATCACGCAGCAGGTGGTGCAGAAGCGGATCCATGGCACCGTGCGTGGCGGGCGCATGGTGGGCGGCGCGCTCCGCAAGCTCGAGGAGGCGCTCGCGCCGCTCGTCGCCGCGCCCAGGGAGTCATGA
- a CDS encoding zinc ribbon domain-containing protein, translating into MSIRDQIASLEALASLDVDVRRMEEQIGKQRGSLEGMRAEARDLEARLKTDRETLAMMDKTRSELQIELRQMTQQIERSREKLARSRNERETNAAQREIEELRKLHRDREEELERLTNAAEEARKSIDATDTKLKGVVGAVEGTQEGTMQSLEQLEANRAARLQERDGIVKKLPVPLYRRYESIRTKRPYAIAATHDGTCQGCHMTLPPMMFQTMKRQDAFEQCPSCRRILYYVPAPSRAAEGGDDEPGKQSSSSPSRA; encoded by the coding sequence GTGAGCATCCGCGACCAGATCGCATCCCTCGAAGCCTTGGCCTCCCTCGACGTCGACGTGCGGCGGATGGAGGAGCAGATCGGAAAGCAGCGCGGCAGCTTGGAGGGGATGCGGGCGGAGGCGAGAGATCTCGAGGCACGGCTCAAGACCGACCGCGAGACGCTCGCGATGATGGACAAGACGCGCAGCGAGCTGCAGATCGAGCTGCGTCAGATGACGCAGCAGATCGAGCGCTCCCGCGAGAAGCTCGCCCGGTCGAGGAACGAGCGCGAGACGAACGCCGCCCAGCGCGAGATCGAGGAGCTGCGCAAGCTGCACCGCGACCGCGAAGAGGAGCTCGAGCGGCTCACCAACGCAGCCGAGGAGGCGCGCAAATCCATCGACGCCACCGACACGAAGCTCAAGGGCGTGGTCGGCGCGGTGGAGGGGACGCAGGAGGGCACGATGCAGTCGCTCGAGCAGCTCGAGGCGAACCGCGCGGCCCGCTTGCAGGAGCGCGACGGCATCGTGAAGAAGCTGCCCGTGCCGCTCTACCGGCGCTACGAGTCGATCCGCACGAAGCGCCCCTACGCCATCGCGGCCACGCACGACGGCACCTGCCAGGGCTGCCACATGACGCTGCCCCCGATGATGTTCCAGACGATGAAGCGCCAGGACGCGTTCGAGCAGTGCCCGAGCTGCCGCCGAATCCTCTACTACGTGCCCGCGCCTTCGCGCGCCGCCGAGGGTGGCGACGACGAGCCGGGCAAGCAGAGCAGCTCGAGCCCCTCGCGCGCCTGA
- a CDS encoding PrkA family serine protein kinase, giving the protein MKASDDRAGHRSALALTELSNLAEGIARHFQTGRRLLSFQEYLALFASNPVRHGRDAARYVRDMFDHYGTYKVKRPWGEVTRYRLFDLPWEPEPKRPTNGDGKAAAARAPYHGRDAALVGHEELQGEIYRVLANFVQEGRPNRLILMHGPNGSAKSTIAGCVLRALEHYSMLDEGALYRFHWVFPSHKTTRGSIGFGGEGVTTAPGESYAHLSDAQIDARLIIELRDHPLFLIPVPERRALIEKLYDDAGITEPPPDWLMSGKLSHKNQQIAEALLVSYGGSFAEVLRHVQVERWFMSRRYRIGAVTIGPSLSVDANERQITVDRSLAALPASLQATTLFEVFGELVEAAGGVLEFSDILKRPLDTFRYLQLTLETGEVNLPQQTVQTNVVMIGSANEVHLNAFREHPEFPSFRGRFEMLRAPYLRSYVDEQHIYDAQIAPFMSRHVAPHSTRVAAQFAILTRMRQPEAKRYAEALAPIVSSLTAVEKMDLYATGTAPERLDTDAQKLLHANIRALYHETDASVDFEGRSGVSPREIRTLLLDAAQSRDYGCLSPFAVLSELDELCKRTSEYDWLKERQLAGGYHDHKLFRDVVRARLLDTLEEEMRTASGLVDETRYGELFDRYIQHVGAWVKGEKIRNVHTGDFENADERMMREVEALLGVRAKQDEHRRGLISMIAAWAIDHPGEKVVNAVVFPQQIRKLREAVFTERRKAVAHLCRDLVGLLRDRVGPEKKSEEPVLAGLRDEQRKNALAALERMKGMGYCESCALDAGSALLRARFAELVT; this is encoded by the coding sequence GTGAAAGCGTCCGACGATCGGGCAGGCCATAGGTCAGCCCTCGCGCTGACCGAGCTATCCAATCTCGCCGAGGGCATCGCGCGCCACTTCCAGACGGGGCGGCGCCTGCTCTCCTTCCAGGAATACCTCGCGCTCTTCGCGTCGAACCCCGTTCGTCACGGGCGCGATGCCGCGCGCTACGTGCGCGACATGTTCGACCACTACGGGACCTACAAGGTCAAGCGCCCGTGGGGCGAGGTGACGCGCTATCGGCTCTTCGACCTGCCGTGGGAGCCCGAGCCCAAGCGTCCGACCAACGGGGATGGCAAGGCTGCGGCCGCGCGCGCGCCCTACCACGGCCGCGACGCGGCGCTCGTCGGACACGAGGAGCTGCAAGGCGAGATCTACCGCGTGCTCGCGAACTTCGTGCAGGAGGGAAGGCCGAACCGGCTCATCCTGATGCACGGGCCGAACGGCTCGGCCAAGAGCACCATCGCGGGCTGCGTGCTGCGCGCGCTCGAGCACTACTCGATGCTCGACGAGGGCGCGCTCTACCGCTTTCACTGGGTCTTCCCGAGCCACAAGACGACGCGCGGCTCGATCGGCTTCGGAGGCGAGGGCGTCACCACCGCGCCGGGCGAGAGCTACGCGCACCTGAGCGACGCGCAGATCGACGCGCGTCTGATCATCGAGCTGCGCGACCACCCGCTCTTCTTGATCCCGGTGCCCGAGCGGCGCGCGCTCATCGAGAAGCTCTACGACGACGCGGGCATCACCGAGCCTCCGCCCGACTGGCTCATGAGCGGCAAGCTCTCGCACAAGAATCAGCAGATCGCCGAGGCGCTGCTCGTCTCGTACGGCGGCTCGTTCGCCGAGGTGCTCAGGCACGTGCAGGTGGAGCGCTGGTTCATGTCGCGCCGCTACCGCATCGGCGCCGTGACGATCGGCCCCTCGCTCAGCGTCGACGCGAACGAGCGGCAGATCACGGTCGACCGATCGCTCGCCGCGCTGCCTGCTTCGTTGCAGGCCACGACGCTCTTCGAGGTCTTCGGCGAGCTGGTGGAGGCCGCGGGCGGCGTGCTCGAGTTCAGCGACATCCTGAAGCGCCCGCTCGACACGTTCCGCTACTTGCAGCTCACCCTCGAGACGGGCGAGGTGAACCTGCCGCAGCAGACGGTGCAGACGAACGTGGTGATGATCGGCAGCGCCAACGAGGTGCACCTGAACGCGTTCCGCGAGCACCCGGAGTTCCCGAGCTTCCGCGGCCGGTTCGAGATGCTGCGCGCGCCCTACCTGCGCAGCTACGTCGACGAGCAACACATCTACGACGCGCAGATCGCGCCCTTCATGAGCCGCCACGTCGCGCCGCACTCGACCCGCGTGGCCGCCCAGTTCGCGATCCTGACGCGCATGCGCCAGCCCGAGGCCAAGCGCTACGCCGAGGCGCTCGCGCCCATCGTCTCGTCGCTCACGGCGGTCGAGAAGATGGATCTGTACGCGACCGGCACGGCGCCCGAGCGGCTCGACACCGACGCGCAGAAGCTCTTGCACGCGAACATCCGCGCGCTCTATCACGAGACCGACGCGTCGGTGGATTTCGAGGGCCGATCGGGCGTGTCGCCGCGCGAGATCCGCACGCTCTTGCTCGACGCCGCCCAGAGCCGTGACTACGGCTGCCTGTCGCCGTTCGCCGTGCTCTCCGAGCTCGACGAGCTGTGCAAGCGCACCTCGGAGTACGACTGGCTGAAGGAGCGGCAGCTCGCCGGCGGCTACCACGACCACAAGCTCTTCCGCGACGTCGTGCGCGCGCGGCTGCTCGACACGCTCGAGGAGGAGATGCGCACCGCGAGCGGCCTCGTCGACGAGACGCGCTACGGCGAGCTGTTCGACAGGTACATCCAGCACGTCGGCGCCTGGGTGAAGGGCGAGAAGATCAGGAACGTGCACACGGGCGACTTCGAGAACGCCGACGAGCGCATGATGCGCGAGGTCGAGGCGCTGCTCGGCGTGCGCGCCAAGCAGGACGAGCACCGCCGCGGGCTCATCTCGATGATCGCCGCCTGGGCCATCGATCACCCTGGTGAGAAGGTGGTCAACGCCGTCGTCTTCCCGCAGCAGATCCGCAAGCTGCGCGAGGCCGTGTTCACCGAGCGACGCAAGGCCGTGGCGCACCTGTGCCGCGACCTCGTGGGCCTGCTCCGCGACCGCGTCGGCCCCGAGAAGAAGTCGGAGGAGCCGGTCCTCGCCGGGCTGCGCGACGAGCAGCGCAAGAACGCGCTCGCCGCCCTCGAGCGGATGAAGGGCATGGGGTACTGCGAGAGCTGCGCGCTCGACGCGGGCAGCGCTCTTCTGCGGGCGCGGTTCGCAGAGCTCGTGACCTGA
- a CDS encoding serine/threonine-protein kinase: MKTCTACHRLFEDAAELCPFDRGALARADEVSPPHDPKDPRVGAAVCDGRYQIWRAVAEGAMGRVYEALDRKQGRGVALKILHQEVAEDPVALARFKREFELNDKLSHEHVVEVHAFEHDAEDNYVLVMEYLEGEELRMRLDADKVLAPARVLRIVSQVALGLQPAHDQQIVHRDLKPDNVFLCASPEGDVVKLLDFGSVRDNSEGAKKLTALGTTIGSPYYMAPEQAQGLAALDHRADVWSVAAIAYEALTGKVPFEGASGPAILLNIITKPHRPPSEVGKAHGVPRTLDAVMDDALAKDPAERIPTVGALVDQIGRAYGLEGTHVAWAKTTEEALAARIDGALPELLARLAEEGGGGSDLGAMDAAFAGGGGVDMAATNPFPEDVVMGLPAERPRWLMPVIAGGILLLGALVAFLAAR, translated from the coding sequence GTGAAGACCTGCACCGCCTGCCACCGGCTGTTCGAGGACGCAGCAGAGCTGTGCCCTTTCGACAGGGGAGCGCTCGCCCGGGCCGACGAGGTCTCCCCGCCCCACGATCCCAAGGACCCGCGCGTCGGAGCCGCCGTCTGCGACGGCCGCTATCAGATCTGGCGCGCGGTCGCCGAGGGCGCGATGGGCCGCGTCTACGAGGCGCTCGATCGCAAGCAAGGCCGCGGCGTCGCGCTCAAGATCCTCCACCAGGAGGTCGCCGAGGATCCGGTGGCGCTCGCGCGCTTCAAGCGCGAGTTCGAGCTGAACGACAAGCTCTCCCACGAGCACGTCGTCGAGGTGCACGCCTTCGAGCACGACGCCGAGGACAACTACGTGCTCGTGATGGAGTACCTCGAGGGCGAGGAGCTGCGGATGCGGCTCGACGCCGACAAGGTGCTCGCCCCCGCGCGCGTCTTGCGCATCGTCTCGCAGGTCGCGCTCGGCCTTCAGCCCGCGCACGATCAGCAGATCGTCCATCGCGATCTGAAGCCCGACAACGTCTTTCTCTGCGCCTCGCCCGAGGGCGACGTGGTCAAGCTCCTCGACTTCGGCAGCGTCCGCGACAACTCCGAGGGCGCCAAGAAGCTCACCGCGCTCGGCACCACGATCGGGTCGCCGTACTACATGGCGCCGGAGCAGGCGCAGGGCCTCGCCGCGCTCGATCACCGCGCCGACGTCTGGTCCGTCGCCGCGATCGCGTACGAGGCGCTCACGGGCAAGGTGCCCTTCGAGGGCGCGAGCGGGCCCGCGATTCTGCTCAACATCATCACCAAGCCGCACCGGCCTCCGAGCGAGGTCGGCAAGGCCCACGGCGTGCCGCGCACGCTCGACGCGGTCATGGACGACGCGCTCGCCAAGGATCCCGCCGAGCGCATCCCCACGGTGGGCGCGCTCGTCGATCAGATCGGCCGCGCGTACGGGCTCGAGGGCACGCACGTCGCGTGGGCGAAGACGACCGAGGAGGCGCTCGCCGCGCGCATCGACGGCGCGCTGCCCGAGCTGCTCGCGCGCCTCGCCGAAGAGGGCGGCGGGGGCAGCGATCTCGGCGCCATGGACGCGGCGTTCGCCGGGGGCGGGGGCGTCGACATGGCCGCGACGAACCCGTTCCCCGAGGACGTCGTCATGGGCCTACCGGCCGAGCGACCGCGCTGGCTGATGCCCGTCATCGCCGGCGGCATCCTGCTTCTCGGAGCGCTCGTCGCCTTCCTCGCCGCGCGCTGA
- a CDS encoding HD domain-containing protein — translation MYEELLRLLVALDGVRQNPAYHPEGDALYHSLQVFDLARAATSDRALWAAALLHDVGKSVSSEDHDDIGADSLEGVASPRIVWLVRHHLDLLHEPGLTKRRLRGTQALADLGRLRRWDVGGRSPHARVLSPEDALSVLFEGADLSLLADGGEPAPFHDPRKEPC, via the coding sequence ATGTACGAAGAGCTCCTGCGCCTGCTCGTCGCCCTGGACGGCGTACGCCAGAACCCGGCGTATCACCCGGAGGGGGACGCTCTCTATCACTCGCTCCAGGTCTTCGACCTCGCCCGCGCGGCCACGAGCGACCGCGCGCTCTGGGCTGCGGCCCTGTTGCACGACGTGGGCAAGTCCGTAAGCTCCGAGGACCACGACGACATAGGGGCCGACTCCCTCGAAGGCGTCGCCTCGCCCCGGATCGTCTGGCTCGTGCGCCACCACCTCGACCTGCTCCACGAACCCGGCCTCACCAAGCGTCGCCTGCGCGGCACGCAGGCGCTCGCGGATCTCGGGCGTTTGCGCCGCTGGGACGTGGGGGGCCGCTCTCCTCACGCGCGCGTGCTCTCGCCCGAGGATGCGCTCTCGGTGCTCTTCGAGGGCGCCGATCTGTCCCTCCTGGCCGACGGCGGCGAGCCCGCCCCCTTCCATGACCCGAGAAAGGAGCCCTGCTGA
- a CDS encoding energy transducer TonB family protein, giving the protein MRGSGREGRRIASAGALSLAVHLGLLASGAALLARSMTTRPALATRGFAAPVDEDDIVDVELPPISEGAVNSAPADPTLVLPRGGGEATPRPDTGERGRGGSNAASAPATNLADRNDERSLVSEIPTHLDRTQVPRIDSGRTRASREDWRASREPMELTFLASGRSGSRAERRRHAEHDPSRGARERGSPSPLGGVLGAAQLPPGVGETARPEGNLIEGSPEPSLGIGVRDGAVGRDARASAEVPLARPWVLQATPSIPADADGRPVDTTDSEQQVALAMQSIVRASSAGGAPGVGAGGERGPGPAGSGGERGAGASAQPLGAGMGPGTDASALDRRRMDYLRRVLSRIHPLWKNAFPKWAIAEGRGGTVIVSFVINADGTVSSARVSRPSGIPEFDENCRQAVLRGAPFEPLPPELGPRFSWSMPFEAKNPAVRPQVSAPP; this is encoded by the coding sequence ATGCGGGGCAGCGGGCGCGAGGGTCGTCGGATCGCCTCTGCGGGCGCTCTGTCGCTCGCGGTGCACCTCGGCCTGCTCGCGTCTGGCGCGGCGCTGCTCGCGCGCTCGATGACGACGCGCCCCGCGCTCGCGACGCGCGGCTTCGCAGCGCCCGTCGACGAGGATGACATCGTCGACGTCGAGCTGCCCCCGATCAGCGAGGGCGCCGTGAACAGCGCGCCGGCCGATCCCACGCTCGTCTTGCCGCGCGGGGGAGGGGAGGCGACGCCGCGCCCGGACACCGGCGAACGCGGGCGCGGCGGATCGAACGCGGCGAGCGCGCCCGCGACGAACCTCGCCGATCGGAACGATGAACGCAGCCTCGTGTCCGAGATCCCCACGCACCTCGACCGGACCCAGGTGCCTCGCATCGATTCGGGACGCACGCGCGCCTCCCGCGAGGACTGGCGCGCGAGCCGCGAGCCGATGGAGCTGACCTTCCTCGCGAGCGGCCGATCAGGCAGCCGCGCCGAGCGAAGGCGCCACGCCGAGCATGACCCTTCCCGCGGCGCGCGCGAGCGGGGATCGCCATCGCCCCTCGGCGGCGTCCTCGGCGCAGCGCAGCTCCCGCCGGGCGTCGGCGAGACGGCGCGGCCCGAGGGCAACCTCATCGAGGGCAGCCCCGAGCCTTCGCTCGGCATCGGCGTGCGCGACGGAGCGGTGGGGCGCGATGCGCGCGCCAGCGCCGAGGTGCCCCTCGCGCGACCGTGGGTCCTGCAAGCGACGCCTTCGATCCCGGCGGATGCCGATGGACGGCCCGTCGACACGACCGACAGCGAGCAACAGGTCGCGCTCGCGATGCAGTCCATCGTGCGGGCGAGCAGCGCGGGTGGCGCTCCTGGCGTGGGTGCGGGTGGAGAGCGCGGGCCTGGGCCTGCGGGGTCGGGTGGGGAGCGCGGGGCCGGCGCGAGTGCGCAACCGCTCGGGGCCGGGATGGGGCCCGGCACCGATGCGAGCGCGCTCGATCGGCGGCGCATGGACTACTTGCGGCGGGTGCTTTCGCGCATCCATCCGCTCTGGAAGAACGCGTTCCCGAAGTGGGCGATCGCCGAGGGGCGCGGCGGCACGGTGATCGTTTCGTTCGTGATCAACGCCGACGGCACGGTCTCGAGCGCCCGCGTATCTCGGCCGAGCGGCATCCCGGAGTTCGACGAGAACTGCCGGCAGGCCGTGCTGCGCGGCGCTCCCTTCGAGCCGCTTCCGCCCGAGCTCGGGCCTCGTTTTTCGTGGTCGATGCCGTTCGAGGCGAAAAACCCCGCCGTTCGACCCCAGGTCTCGGCCCCACCTTAG
- a CDS encoding TatD family hydrolase: MLIDTHCHLDPGVFPEGADAVIERARAAGVGAFVAVGVGADLGPARFVTELSSRRADVWATVGLHPHDATALDDAMMTELDALAALPRVCAIGEIGLDYHYMHSPREAQKDVFRRMIALALRHRKPIVVHTREAAEDTLAILEEEGARDVGGVIHCFSEDRAFAERAIALDFDISFSGIVTFKSARAIQEVATWAPPERILVETDSPYLAPVPMRGKRCEPAFVVHTARRVAELRGESVEAIIARTTENARKRLGVAPVA, translated from the coding sequence ATGCTCATCGACACGCACTGTCACCTCGACCCCGGCGTCTTCCCCGAGGGCGCCGACGCGGTGATCGAGCGCGCCCGCGCGGCCGGCGTGGGCGCGTTCGTGGCCGTGGGCGTCGGCGCGGACCTCGGTCCGGCGCGCTTCGTCACCGAGCTCTCGTCGCGCCGCGCGGACGTGTGGGCCACGGTCGGCCTGCACCCGCACGACGCGACCGCGCTCGACGACGCGATGATGACCGAGCTCGACGCGCTCGCGGCCCTCCCGCGCGTCTGCGCGATCGGCGAGATCGGGCTCGACTACCACTACATGCACTCGCCGCGCGAGGCGCAGAAGGACGTGTTCCGGCGCATGATCGCCCTCGCGTTGCGCCACAGGAAGCCCATCGTCGTCCACACGCGCGAGGCGGCCGAGGACACGCTCGCGATCCTCGAGGAGGAGGGCGCGCGCGACGTCGGCGGCGTCATCCACTGCTTCTCCGAGGATCGCGCCTTCGCTGAGCGGGCGATCGCGCTCGACTTCGACATCTCGTTCTCGGGGATCGTGACCTTCAAGAGCGCACGCGCGATCCAGGAGGTGGCCACCTGGGCGCCGCCCGAGCGGATCCTCGTGGAGACCGACAGCCCCTACCTCGCCCCCGTGCCCATGCGCGGCAAGCGCTGCGAGCCCGCCTTCGTCGTGCACACGGCGCGGCGCGTCGCAGAGCTGCGCGGCGAGAGCGTCGAGGCGATCATCGCGCGAACCACGGAGAACGCGCGCAAGAGGCTGGGCGTCGCACCCGTCGCGTGA